A region from the Drosophila ananassae strain 14024-0371.13 chromosome 2L, ASM1763931v2, whole genome shotgun sequence genome encodes:
- the LOC6501408 gene encoding uncharacterized protein LOC6501408 yields MPDKSTPKPSAKPSSKPSVKPGTKPLTSIKPNRPGVARPPLPTQHDRIWKIMKM; encoded by the exons ATGCCCGATAAATCAACACCGAAGCCATCGGCAAAGCCATCTTCGAAGCCATCTGTAAAGCCAGGTACCAAGCCACTAACCAGCATAAAACCGAATAGGCCTGGAGTAGCTCGTCCTCCATTGCCAACTCAACATGATAGG ATTTGGAAAATCATGAAGATGTAA